From a single Bradyrhizobium sediminis genomic region:
- a CDS encoding YqcI/YcgG family protein — MFSEFEAQMSSEARPFPCVFGVAGYRQDQLRYLFLDPFDVEVLGAQLARFVAESRSHGPNTSLIVFTRPRPVQTLEAYYRKMWHTLDQLARLDRSPWPDMIPEQIDHPMWEFSFAGEPIFVVCSTPAHVMRQSRRSSAFMMTFQPRWVFEKILGTEKAAAAAFAEVRKRLIPYDSTSPSPLLGRYGDADGREHKQYFLADDNQTEVGCPFAKLAQNKASPAKDREQAA; from the coding sequence ATGTTCTCCGAATTCGAAGCGCAGATGAGCAGCGAGGCGAGACCCTTCCCCTGTGTGTTCGGAGTCGCCGGCTACCGGCAGGACCAGTTGCGCTACCTGTTCCTCGATCCATTCGATGTCGAGGTCCTCGGGGCGCAGCTCGCGCGGTTTGTCGCCGAATCCCGTTCGCACGGGCCGAACACGTCGCTGATCGTGTTTACCCGGCCGCGCCCGGTGCAGACGCTAGAGGCCTATTACCGGAAGATGTGGCACACGCTCGATCAACTGGCGCGGCTGGACAGGAGTCCGTGGCCGGACATGATCCCCGAACAGATCGATCATCCGATGTGGGAGTTCTCGTTCGCGGGTGAGCCGATCTTCGTGGTATGCAGCACGCCTGCGCATGTGATGCGGCAAAGCCGCCGCTCCAGCGCATTCATGATGACGTTTCAACCGCGCTGGGTGTTTGAAAAGATCCTCGGAACGGAGAAGGCCGCCGCCGCCGCATTCGCCGAAGTACGCAAGCGGCTTATCCCCTACGACAGCACCAGCCCCTCGCCGCTGCTTGGACGCTACGGCGACGCCGACGGACGCGAACACAAGCAATACTTCCTGGCAGACGACAATCAAACCGAGGTGGGATGTCCGTTTGCCAAACTCGCGCAGAACAAGGCCTCTCCAGCCAAAGACAGGGAGCAAGCAGCATGA
- a CDS encoding TRAP transporter large permease subunit produces the protein MREISLLAAASQNWLPWRPSFAYAWYCSHAARRLPSVANTQNPDDKGWGRLAGVALFCIGTASAFGWLLAYYKIPEALLANVSTWGMGPIAAGFFISFCFLVVGCFLDAIPAIVIVGTVLEPLARSVDLHPVQFAIISIVSLAFGLVTPPYGLPVPHDRLRHSWSAAALCAQGYGHHADTDAARAGGAHHLAQRVPFSAAPDCQIC, from the coding sequence GTGCGTGAAATTTCCCTTCTGGCCGCCGCATCCCAAAATTGGCTTCCATGGAGGCCCTCTTTTGCATACGCTTGGTATTGCAGCCACGCTGCACGGCGACTGCCATCAGTCGCGAACACCCAAAATCCCGACGACAAGGGATGGGGGCGCCTGGCTGGCGTCGCATTGTTCTGTATCGGCACCGCGAGCGCGTTCGGCTGGTTGCTGGCCTACTACAAGATCCCTGAGGCGCTGCTGGCCAACGTCTCGACCTGGGGCATGGGACCGATTGCTGCAGGCTTCTTCATATCGTTCTGCTTCCTGGTCGTCGGCTGCTTCCTCGACGCCATTCCGGCGATCGTGATCGTCGGCACCGTGCTTGAACCGCTGGCGAGGTCGGTCGATCTTCACCCGGTGCAGTTTGCAATCATCTCGATCGTCTCGCTGGCGTTCGGGCTGGTGACGCCGCCCTACGGCCTGCCTGTGCCTCATGATCGCCTGCGCCATAGCTGGAGTGCGGCTGCGCTATGCGCTCAAGGATACGGTCATCATGCTGATACCGATGCTGCTCGTGCTGGCGGCGCTCATCATCTGGCCCAGCGTGTCCCTTTTTCTGCCGCGCCTGATTGCCAGATATGTTGA
- a CDS encoding NAD-dependent malic enzyme codes for MALLRDPLLNKGTAFTEAERDALGLRGFLPAHVLSMKDQVERVLTNLRSLPTDLEKYIALNSLHDRNEALFFRVVCDNIDQIQPLIYTPTVGLACQRFGLIFQRPRGMFIGANDRGRIAELLANWPYPAKLIVVTDGERILGLGDLGAHGMGIPVGKLSLYSACAGIRPEYCLPVMLDVGTNNEEFLNDPYYIGLRQKRLSGPAYDELVDEFITAARGTFPGVLIQFEDFANHSAFRLLHKYRDKINVFNDDIQGTAAVALAGLFSALRVNGGKLADQKVLFLGAGEAATGIADLVVSAMMAEGVSEAEALRRTWLVDSRGLVVKNRAGVTDHKLRYAHDHAPIGDFLTAIETLKPTAIIGVAAAGGAFTPEVLKAMARINDRPIVFALSNPTSKAECSAEEAYRHTGGRALFACGSPYDPVNLDGRRFVPRQGNNSYIFPGVGLGAIASGSRLVTDEMFMAAAHTLAYLVNDADIQQGSLYPALPRIREVSAHIAVAVAEVAYRRGLATTPAPNDLMAFIQSQMYDPHY; via the coding sequence TTGGCGCTGCTGCGCGATCCGCTGCTTAACAAGGGCACCGCGTTCACGGAAGCGGAGCGCGATGCGCTGGGATTGCGCGGCTTCCTGCCCGCACACGTGCTCTCGATGAAGGATCAGGTCGAGCGTGTGCTGACCAATCTGCGCAGCCTGCCCACCGATCTGGAAAAATACATCGCACTCAACTCGCTGCACGACCGCAACGAGGCGTTGTTCTTCCGCGTCGTGTGCGATAACATTGATCAGATCCAGCCGCTTATCTATACCCCGACGGTGGGGTTGGCCTGCCAGCGGTTCGGTCTCATCTTCCAGCGGCCGCGCGGCATGTTCATTGGCGCCAACGACCGCGGGCGTATCGCGGAACTGCTGGCCAACTGGCCCTATCCGGCGAAGCTTATCGTCGTCACGGACGGAGAGCGTATCCTCGGCCTCGGCGATCTCGGCGCCCATGGCATGGGCATTCCAGTCGGCAAACTCTCGCTTTATTCGGCCTGCGCCGGCATCCGCCCCGAATACTGCCTGCCGGTGATGCTGGACGTCGGCACCAACAACGAAGAGTTCCTGAACGATCCCTATTATATCGGCCTGCGCCAGAAGCGCCTGAGCGGCCCGGCGTACGACGAACTGGTTGACGAGTTCATCACCGCCGCGCGCGGGACGTTCCCTGGCGTGCTGATCCAGTTCGAGGATTTCGCCAATCACTCGGCGTTCCGGCTGCTGCACAAGTATCGCGACAAGATAAATGTCTTCAACGACGACATCCAGGGAACGGCCGCGGTGGCGCTTGCCGGCCTGTTCTCCGCGTTGCGTGTGAACGGCGGAAAACTTGCCGACCAGAAGGTGCTTTTCCTCGGGGCCGGCGAGGCTGCGACCGGCATCGCCGACCTCGTAGTATCGGCCATGATGGCGGAGGGCGTATCGGAAGCCGAGGCGCTCAGGCGCACATGGCTCGTGGACTCGCGCGGCCTTGTTGTGAAGAACAGGGCCGGCGTCACCGACCACAAACTTCGCTACGCGCACGATCATGCGCCAATCGGCGACTTTCTGACCGCGATCGAAACGCTCAAGCCCACAGCCATCATCGGCGTTGCGGCGGCCGGCGGCGCCTTCACGCCCGAGGTGCTGAAGGCCATGGCGCGGATCAACGATCGACCGATTGTGTTCGCGCTCTCCAATCCGACCTCGAAGGCGGAATGCTCCGCCGAGGAAGCTTATCGCCATACCGGCGGCCGCGCGCTGTTCGCATGCGGCAGCCCCTACGATCCGGTGAATCTCGACGGCAGGAGGTTCGTACCGCGCCAGGGCAATAATTCCTACATCTTCCCCGGCGTCGGTCTCGGCGCGATCGCGAGCGGATCAAGACTGGTGACCGACGAGATGTTCATGGCCGCCGCGCACACGCTGGCCTATCTCGTCAACGACGCCGATATCCAGCAGGGCAGTCTTTATCCGGCGCTGCCGCGGATCCGCGAAGTCTCGGCACACATCGCCGTGGCGGTTGCCGAGGTCGCTTACCGGCGCGGTCTTGCGACTACACCGGCGCCGAATGATCTGATGGCGTTCATCCAGTCGCAAATGTACGACCCTCACTATTGA
- a CDS encoding MFS transporter — MALTEQHTAFSPAVRPTDRTYLAWAAVATAYAIAFLQRVSPQSISLNFMADFSTDAAGVAMLASSYFWGYTLMQIPAGVLVDRFGVKRVVLFSMTASSLGSAAFALAPNLLDVFLARLVIACGDALVFTALLKLVALSFKDERFGVMSGISQVSGYVGGVLATTPLAAAVTGFGWRACFVFIACVGVANLAFASVALKPDPASHSTRTLKSVLAASRQSLSQLANWGCAMTFASHFAVVTTLSGVWGIPMVAHFFNISPSAASTPLLAFMIGNAIGSIFLGHMADRAAAALDMALVRICLLRMVLIAMLLPPVAHALGFLYVTVVFSALGLVAGGTVPLVLKCTKKIYTADLIGVGASVNTTAAGIFAGASQPVIGFAMVGVSQLAGTDLGHGTGSVGDAGYGALIGILLLMSLPGIAGPLLMRSKLIVR; from the coding sequence ATGGCGCTCACTGAACAACACACCGCGTTTAGCCCCGCCGTCCGCCCGACGGATCGCACCTATCTGGCCTGGGCAGCGGTGGCCACCGCCTACGCGATCGCCTTCCTGCAGCGGGTGTCGCCGCAATCGATCAGTTTGAATTTCATGGCCGATTTCAGCACCGATGCCGCCGGTGTAGCGATGCTCGCCTCGAGTTACTTCTGGGGCTACACCCTGATGCAGATTCCGGCGGGGGTTCTGGTCGACCGTTTCGGCGTCAAGCGCGTGGTGCTGTTCAGCATGACGGCGTCTTCACTCGGCAGCGCGGCGTTTGCGTTGGCGCCAAACCTGCTCGACGTCTTCCTGGCAAGATTGGTCATTGCCTGCGGCGATGCGCTGGTCTTCACCGCGCTTCTGAAGCTTGTTGCGCTTAGTTTCAAGGACGAACGGTTCGGCGTGATGTCGGGCATCTCGCAGGTGTCGGGCTATGTCGGCGGCGTATTGGCGACCACACCGCTCGCCGCTGCGGTGACCGGTTTTGGCTGGCGAGCGTGCTTTGTTTTTATCGCCTGCGTCGGCGTGGCGAACCTCGCCTTTGCCTCCGTGGCGCTCAAGCCGGATCCGGCGTCGCACAGCACCAGGACCTTGAAGAGCGTTCTTGCCGCCAGCCGGCAGTCCCTTTCGCAATTGGCGAACTGGGGATGCGCCATGACCTTTGCGTCCCACTTTGCCGTGGTGACGACGCTGTCGGGCGTCTGGGGAATTCCGATGGTGGCGCATTTCTTCAACATCTCACCGTCCGCCGCGAGCACACCCCTGCTCGCCTTCATGATCGGCAACGCGATCGGTTCGATCTTTCTTGGCCACATGGCGGACCGCGCGGCGGCCGCGCTTGACATGGCCCTGGTCCGCATCTGCCTGCTGCGGATGGTCCTGATCGCGATGCTGCTGCCCCCGGTCGCCCACGCGCTGGGCTTTCTCTACGTCACCGTCGTGTTCTCGGCCCTCGGACTGGTCGCCGGCGGGACCGTACCGCTGGTCCTGAAATGCACGAAGAAGATTTACACGGCCGATCTGATCGGCGTCGGCGCATCGGTCAACACCACGGCTGCGGGAATTTTCGCAGGCGCTTCGCAGCCCGTTATCGGATTCGCCATGGTTGGCGTTAGCCAGCTTGCCGGGACCGATCTTGGGCACGGCACGGGCTCGGTCGGCGATGCCGGCTACGGCGCGCTCATTGGAATTCTGCTGCTCATGTCGCTGCCAGGCATTGCCGGCCCGCTGCTGATGAGGAGCAAATTGATAGTTCGTTAG
- a CDS encoding transglutaminase-like cysteine peptidase: MKAAPFARLFRAAVLGVLLSGGAARADSDEPFGLPTVEAPSSSLSAIWRQLQLDIEADERTVARCRAQPDGCGSPAALRFIEIVDEARQYEGRARVGHINRAVNLAIHPTRDGVWRSPLDALASSGDCKNYAVTKYAALGDAGIPANDRRLIIVHPKSPQQGAHLVVAVRISAQWVLLDNRSMTLVESTARHNYLPILALDHSGVREFRTLPGTAVSGLPCNKAVG, from the coding sequence ATGAAGGCCGCTCCTTTCGCACGCTTGTTTCGCGCGGCCGTGCTCGGGGTTCTCCTGTCGGGGGGCGCCGCGCGCGCCGATTCTGACGAGCCGTTTGGGCTTCCCACCGTCGAGGCGCCGTCAAGTTCCTTGTCGGCGATTTGGCGGCAACTGCAACTGGACATCGAGGCTGACGAGCGGACGGTCGCCCGGTGCCGCGCTCAACCCGATGGATGTGGCTCGCCTGCCGCCCTCCGGTTCATCGAAATCGTCGACGAAGCACGGCAATACGAGGGACGCGCGCGGGTCGGTCACATCAATCGCGCCGTCAATCTTGCGATTCACCCAACCAGGGATGGAGTTTGGAGATCGCCTCTCGACGCGCTGGCATCATCAGGGGATTGCAAGAACTATGCGGTCACCAAATACGCAGCACTGGGGGATGCGGGCATTCCTGCCAATGACCGTCGACTGATCATCGTCCACCCCAAATCGCCCCAACAGGGCGCCCATCTGGTCGTGGCGGTGCGCATTTCGGCACAATGGGTCCTCCTTGACAACAGATCGATGACATTGGTCGAGAGCACCGCCCGGCACAATTATCTGCCAATTCTGGCGCTCGATCACTCCGGCGTCAGAGAGTTTCGGACGCTGCCGGGTACAGCCGTTTCAGGCCTGCCCTGCAACAAGGCTGTCGGCTAG
- a CDS encoding DUF6456 domain-containing protein, with product MARARRKKPHSPAKAHDRRSRDLPRNAEVAAIEVDDPLGLEPGDKIVTLRSIRNDPLGRLHSHRHIDEAQYQGGRAFQADWEKAERGPRAVDPTREYVDGGEMREPITEGQRKAALRLNRAERELGADGSALVHDVLVQGMTMEQIGQRRGLRGQRWIDYFARRFKECLDRLALMYGFATEKR from the coding sequence GTGGCACGAGCGAGACGCAAGAAACCGCATAGTCCGGCGAAGGCGCATGACCGGCGATCCCGTGACTTGCCGCGCAATGCGGAAGTGGCTGCGATTGAAGTCGACGATCCCCTTGGCCTGGAGCCGGGGGATAAGATTGTCACCCTGCGTTCGATCCGCAACGATCCCTTGGGGCGGTTGCACTCGCACCGCCACATCGATGAAGCGCAGTACCAGGGTGGGCGCGCTTTTCAGGCGGATTGGGAAAAAGCCGAACGCGGACCGCGGGCCGTCGACCCCACCAGGGAATATGTCGATGGCGGCGAGATGCGGGAGCCGATTACCGAAGGCCAGCGCAAGGCCGCGCTGCGGCTGAACCGCGCCGAGCGCGAACTCGGCGCCGACGGCTCGGCACTGGTGCATGATGTCCTCGTTCAGGGAATGACCATGGAGCAGATCGGACAGCGGCGAGGCTTGCGCGGCCAGCGCTGGATCGACTATTTCGCGCGCAGGTTCAAGGAATGTCTCGATCGGCTGGCGTTGATGTACGGATTCGCGACGGAGAAACGGTAG
- a CDS encoding zinc-dependent alcohol dehydrogenase — MYEPAGVTTSPEFSIPARMRAWVLGDPDELSLRDKPTPVPGRAEVLVRIDAVAICATDLEIIHGGSPASILGGLPFNKNFTPGHEYMGTVAALGPDVDEFAIGERVSVEIHAGCGQCKRCRQGMYTSCLNYGKPDKGHRANGFTTDGGFAEYAVNHINTLARVPDTMSDAEATLVVTAGTSMYGLTELGGLVAGESVVVIGPGPIGLLAVAVAKALGASPVILTGTRNKRLEIGRELGADRVVNIADENAVDVVKQLTGGIGADYVIECAGTEATVNQAIHMANRGGKICLAAFPHDPVKTDLPHLVKNNIYVYGIRGEGRSATRRAMALMAEKRFDATKIHTHTFALADLPTALRYARDRVEDAIKVVVTTRAASMLKGVAAE; from the coding sequence ATGTACGAACCTGCCGGCGTCACGACGTCGCCCGAATTCTCCATTCCTGCTCGGATGAGAGCCTGGGTCCTGGGCGACCCGGACGAGCTTTCCCTGCGCGACAAGCCCACGCCGGTTCCCGGGCGCGCGGAGGTTCTGGTCCGGATCGACGCCGTCGCGATCTGCGCAACCGACCTTGAAATCATCCATGGCGGGTCGCCCGCGAGCATTCTGGGCGGCCTGCCCTTCAACAAGAACTTCACCCCCGGCCATGAGTATATGGGCACGGTCGCCGCCCTCGGACCCGATGTTGACGAGTTCGCCATCGGCGAACGAGTTAGCGTGGAAATCCATGCCGGCTGTGGTCAATGCAAGCGCTGCCGCCAGGGCATGTACACTTCGTGCCTCAACTATGGAAAGCCCGACAAGGGTCACCGCGCCAACGGCTTCACGACCGATGGCGGTTTTGCCGAATACGCGGTCAATCACATCAATACGCTGGCGCGGGTGCCCGATACCATGAGCGACGCCGAAGCCACGCTCGTCGTCACCGCCGGCACCTCGATGTACGGCCTCACCGAACTTGGCGGGCTGGTCGCCGGTGAAAGCGTCGTGGTGATCGGCCCCGGCCCCATCGGGTTGCTCGCTGTGGCCGTTGCAAAGGCGCTGGGCGCAAGCCCGGTCATCCTGACGGGAACCCGCAACAAGCGCCTGGAGATCGGCAGGGAGTTAGGCGCGGATCGCGTCGTCAACATCGCGGACGAGAATGCCGTCGATGTCGTCAAGCAACTCACCGGAGGGATCGGCGCGGACTATGTGATCGAATGCGCCGGCACCGAGGCCACGGTCAATCAAGCCATTCACATGGCTAACCGCGGTGGCAAGATCTGCCTGGCGGCATTTCCGCACGATCCGGTGAAGACCGACCTGCCGCATCTGGTGAAGAACAATATCTACGTCTACGGCATTCGCGGCGAGGGCCGTAGCGCCACGCGCCGGGCGATGGCCCTGATGGCGGAGAAACGCTTCGACGCGACGAAAATTCATACCCATACGTTTGCGCTCGCCGATCTCCCTACCGCCCTCCGATACGCGCGCGATCGGGTCGAGGACGCCATCAAGGTGGTGGTCACGACGCGGGCGGCGAGCATGTTGAAGGGCGTGGCGGCAGAGTGA
- a CDS encoding CaiB/BaiF CoA transferase family protein, with translation MTARPHLPQRTPRARNEPTALDGLLVVDFTRVVAGPACTQTLADFGAEVIKIENPDGGDDTRSYEHADLAGESAAYVSLNRNKRGIVLDFTNPAACEVARELIARADVVVENFSAGVMKKYGLDYPSVAPSNPRLVYCSISAYGRQGPFASRPGFDPITQAESGFMSLNGFPDGPPVRTGPPAIDMVTGMSACNAILLALFARDRLGRGQHVEVALFDVALGMTGFYGMAHLMTGENFSRQGNSPNGSPSVGLYEAADAPFYIACANDRLYRRLVIDVLGRPDLASGEFADRRLRTANKDRLRAILTGIFVQDLRENWVTRMKAANIPVGYLRTVEEAFNSPEVRERHRVSQIPHPAAGTVPNIEQPIRLSLTPVADPVAAPLLGEHTMDVLRKTLGYDAARIAALAEAGAFGMVATVGVS, from the coding sequence GTGACTGCAAGACCGCATTTGCCGCAGCGCACACCGCGCGCCAGGAACGAACCGACCGCTCTCGATGGACTGCTGGTCGTCGATTTCACCCGTGTCGTCGCTGGTCCCGCCTGCACGCAGACGCTTGCCGATTTCGGCGCCGAGGTCATCAAGATCGAGAACCCGGATGGCGGCGACGATACGCGGAGCTATGAACACGCCGATCTCGCCGGCGAAAGTGCCGCCTATGTCAGCTTGAATCGCAACAAGCGCGGCATCGTTCTCGATTTCACCAATCCGGCGGCTTGCGAGGTCGCGCGCGAATTGATCGCGCGGGCCGATGTGGTGGTGGAAAACTTCTCCGCCGGCGTGATGAAGAAGTATGGCCTGGATTACCCGTCGGTCGCGCCATCCAATCCCCGGCTGGTCTATTGCTCGATCTCGGCTTACGGCCGCCAGGGGCCGTTTGCATCGCGTCCCGGCTTCGACCCGATCACGCAGGCTGAAAGCGGGTTCATGTCGCTCAACGGCTTTCCGGACGGACCGCCGGTGCGGACCGGGCCGCCTGCGATCGACATGGTGACGGGCATGTCGGCCTGCAATGCCATCCTGCTGGCGTTGTTCGCCCGCGACCGGCTCGGCCGCGGCCAGCATGTCGAGGTGGCGCTGTTCGATGTGGCGTTGGGGATGACGGGATTTTACGGCATGGCCCATTTGATGACCGGTGAGAATTTCAGCCGCCAGGGCAACTCGCCAAATGGCTCTCCATCGGTCGGCCTCTACGAAGCCGCCGACGCGCCGTTTTATATTGCCTGCGCCAATGACCGGCTGTACCGGCGCCTCGTCATCGACGTGCTGGGCCGGCCCGATCTCGCCAGCGGAGAATTCGCCGACCGGCGTCTACGAACCGCCAACAAGGACAGACTGCGCGCGATCCTCACCGGCATTTTTGTGCAGGACCTTCGCGAAAACTGGGTGACGAGGATGAAGGCGGCCAACATTCCGGTCGGTTATCTTCGTACCGTCGAGGAAGCCTTCAACTCGCCGGAAGTGCGCGAGCGCCATCGCGTCAGCCAGATCCCGCACCCGGCCGCCGGCACGGTCCCCAATATCGAGCAGCCGATCCGTCTCAGCCTGACGCCGGTCGCCGACCCCGTAGCCGCGCCCTTGCTCGGCGAGCACACGATGGACGTCCTGCGCAAGACGCTCGGCTATGACGCCGCGCGGATCGCGGCACTTGCCGAGGCGGGAGCTTTCGGGATGGTTGCAACGGTCGGAGTGAGCTGA
- a CDS encoding cupin domain-containing protein — protein sequence MTRIIAGTKTEFSIDPAILALLPAQGCVELQRDAPGKVHHFHTHPVDEILVIIKGALKFEWEGGERICRPGDTILLPAGTLHQSEALDEAIYAIATRPPAVNPTGS from the coding sequence ATGACCCGGATCATCGCCGGCACGAAGACAGAATTCTCGATCGACCCCGCCATCCTGGCGTTGCTTCCGGCGCAGGGCTGCGTCGAATTGCAGCGCGATGCCCCGGGCAAGGTGCATCATTTCCACACCCACCCTGTGGATGAGATCCTCGTCATCATCAAAGGCGCGCTGAAATTTGAGTGGGAGGGCGGCGAGCGCATCTGCCGTCCTGGCGACACCATCCTGCTGCCCGCCGGCACGCTGCACCAATCCGAGGCGCTGGATGAAGCGATCTACGCGATCGCAACGCGCCCACCCGCCGTCAATCCGACCGGCAGCTGA
- a CDS encoding GlxA family transcriptional regulator — protein MPSKSAKFRRPEPREKAPARRVAIVAFPGVTLLDISGPAQVFAELQAIDLPGAGYSLSYLSTSGGLVPTDVGMMVDTAPLASIRPNQVDTLVIPGGPGIWALRQDAVLMKWIMEVLPKARRVASVCLGAFVLAWIGALDGKRAATHWRYCPRLADGFPKVRVEPNAIFVKDGRVWTSAGVSAGIDLALAMIEEDFGHTTALDVARRLVVFLKRPGGQSQFSTVLAAQASDVEGRFSALHAWIIENIAGDLKVETLAKKAGMTPRTFARAYVSRTGMTPASGVEALRVETARLLLESSEIRGVIEVARRAGFGDDERMRRAFIRHLGISPSEYRSRFSG, from the coding sequence ATGCCCTCGAAATCTGCCAAATTCCGGCGGCCGGAGCCGCGCGAAAAGGCCCCGGCAAGGCGCGTGGCGATCGTCGCCTTTCCCGGCGTGACCCTGCTCGACATCTCGGGTCCCGCGCAGGTATTCGCGGAATTGCAGGCGATCGACCTGCCCGGCGCGGGCTACTCGCTGTCGTACCTCTCGACCTCGGGCGGATTGGTGCCGACCGACGTCGGGATGATGGTCGACACCGCCCCGCTCGCCAGCATTCGACCGAACCAGGTCGATACCCTCGTGATCCCCGGCGGCCCGGGCATCTGGGCGCTGCGGCAGGACGCGGTTCTGATGAAGTGGATTATGGAGGTGCTGCCCAAAGCCCGGCGGGTGGCATCCGTTTGTCTCGGAGCGTTCGTGCTGGCCTGGATCGGCGCGCTGGATGGCAAGCGCGCCGCGACGCATTGGCGCTACTGTCCGAGGCTGGCGGACGGTTTTCCAAAAGTCCGCGTCGAGCCGAATGCGATCTTCGTCAAGGACGGGCGGGTCTGGACATCGGCCGGCGTCAGCGCCGGCATCGACCTTGCGCTCGCCATGATCGAGGAGGATTTCGGCCATACCACCGCGCTCGACGTCGCGCGCAGGCTGGTGGTGTTTCTCAAGCGCCCTGGCGGCCAAAGCCAGTTTTCGACGGTGCTCGCGGCCCAAGCCTCCGACGTCGAGGGGCGGTTCAGCGCACTGCACGCATGGATCATTGAAAATATTGCCGGCGACCTCAAGGTGGAAACGCTCGCCAAGAAGGCTGGCATGACCCCCCGAACCTTCGCGCGCGCCTATGTCAGCAGGACCGGAATGACGCCGGCAAGCGGCGTCGAGGCGCTGCGCGTGGAGACCGCGCGGCTGTTGCTGGAGAGCAGCGAAATCCGCGGCGTGATCGAGGTGGCGCGGCGGGCCGGGTTCGGCGACGACGAACGAATGCGGCGGGCATTCATTCGGCACCTCGGCATATCGCCCTCGGAGTACCGAAGCCGCTTTTCGGGATGA
- a CDS encoding LexA family transcriptional regulator translates to MLDIKLIERGLQKPGKTKGGLAAAMGVRPGAVSEILSGLRLIKASEIADIIDYLELNSVPIMGRVGAGATIEPEYEQVPPEGLGEVELPFPIAEETIAFEVAGDSMLPKYENGDIIVVYKEQRHPFSSFYGEEAAVRLKTGERYLKTIERGKSAALFNLTSFNAKPINGVKLEWIGEICVTLPRGQIERLRAKAAARARKAAKSHAGRVHEK, encoded by the coding sequence ATGCTGGATATCAAGCTGATCGAGCGGGGGCTGCAGAAACCGGGCAAGACCAAGGGAGGTCTGGCCGCGGCAATGGGCGTTCGCCCTGGGGCCGTCTCGGAAATCCTGTCGGGGCTGCGCCTGATCAAGGCGTCTGAAATTGCCGATATCATCGACTATCTCGAACTGAATTCGGTGCCGATCATGGGCCGCGTCGGCGCAGGCGCTACGATCGAGCCGGAATACGAGCAGGTGCCGCCGGAAGGCCTCGGCGAGGTCGAATTGCCCTTCCCGATAGCGGAGGAAACCATCGCCTTCGAGGTGGCCGGCGATTCCATGCTGCCGAAATACGAAAATGGCGACATTATCGTGGTCTACAAGGAACAGCGCCACCCCTTCTCGAGCTTCTACGGCGAAGAAGCCGCGGTCAGGTTGAAGACCGGCGAGCGCTACCTGAAAACCATCGAGCGGGGAAAATCCGCTGCGCTTTTTAACCTCACGAGCTTCAACGCCAAGCCGATCAACGGGGTCAAGCTCGAATGGATCGGAGAGATCTGCGTCACCCTGCCGAGGGGCCAGATCGAGCGCCTGCGGGCCAAAGCCGCCGCCCGGGCGCGCAAGGCGGCAAAATCCCATGCCGGGCGTGTCCACGAAAAATAG
- a CDS encoding GcrA family cell cycle regulator, whose protein sequence is MSFADIARAINAKFDTAYSRNATIGRAKRMGLAGPDRRAEPNRWPQQLGAPRLHKLRERQAAESKRLLPVSERAERINLRCVQILPRHLSLIDLEAGDCRYPYGGDEESEPITFCGHPQREGSSYCTGHFHLTHGPGTASERAAVPVSLRLVEAA, encoded by the coding sequence ATGTCCTTTGCCGACATCGCCCGTGCGATCAATGCGAAGTTCGACACCGCCTATTCCCGCAATGCCACCATCGGCCGCGCCAAACGAATGGGGCTCGCGGGCCCTGACCGGCGTGCCGAGCCGAACAGGTGGCCGCAGCAGCTCGGTGCGCCGCGGCTTCACAAACTTCGTGAGCGCCAAGCCGCCGAATCGAAACGGCTCCTGCCGGTTTCCGAGCGCGCGGAAAGGATCAATCTCCGTTGCGTCCAGATCCTGCCGCGGCATCTGTCGCTGATAGACCTTGAAGCCGGCGATTGCCGGTATCCTTACGGCGGCGACGAGGAGAGCGAACCCATCACCTTCTGCGGCCATCCGCAGCGCGAGGGATCGAGCTATTGCACCGGACATTTTCACCTGACCCACGGCCCCGGTACGGCCTCGGAGCGAGCCGCCGTCCCGGTCTCCCTGCGGCTCGTGGAGGCAGCATGA